One Mycolicibacterium fortuitum subsp. fortuitum genomic window carries:
- a CDS encoding TetR/AcrR family transcriptional regulator translates to MARWEPNARGRLEEAALELFGERGFEQTAVADIAERAGLTERTYFRHFADKREVLFWGEHLLSETLVGAIGDAPESASALEMVRAGLAAVTAIFVERQDHARRRQAVIDANPGLQERELAKLAALASATAEALRARGVVEPAASLAAQAGIAVFKVAFGQWISASDGVDLADLIDAAFVELKAVTAI, encoded by the coding sequence ATGGCGCGATGGGAACCCAATGCCCGTGGCCGGCTGGAAGAGGCTGCGCTCGAGCTCTTCGGTGAGCGCGGCTTCGAGCAGACCGCCGTCGCCGATATCGCAGAACGGGCCGGGCTCACCGAGCGCACTTACTTCCGTCATTTCGCCGACAAGCGCGAGGTCCTGTTCTGGGGTGAGCACCTGTTGAGCGAAACGCTCGTCGGTGCGATCGGGGACGCGCCGGAGTCGGCCTCCGCTCTGGAAATGGTGAGGGCGGGACTGGCGGCGGTTACAGCGATCTTCGTCGAACGACAGGATCACGCCCGCCGGCGGCAGGCGGTCATCGACGCCAATCCGGGCTTGCAGGAGCGTGAACTCGCCAAGCTCGCCGCACTGGCCTCCGCCACGGCGGAGGCCCTGCGTGCCCGTGGCGTCGTGGAGCCCGCTGCGAGCCTGGCCGCTCAGGCCGGCATCGCGGTATTCAAAGTGGCCTTCGGACAATGGATCTCGGCATCCGACGGGGTAGATCTGGCGGATCTCATCGACGCGGCCTTCGTCGAGCTCAAAGCTGTCACCGCGATCTGA
- a CDS encoding SDR family oxidoreductase: MRIFVTGASGFIGSAVVPELIGAGHQVLGLARSDASAAALRAAGADVHRGVLEDPDSLRSGAQAADGVVHLAFVHDFNEFAAASDIDRRAIEALGETLTGSDRPLVVASGTTGVRLGEVSTEDDAVTPGLPRVSEATALAFAGRGVRSSVVRLPPSVHGPGDHGFVPRLIEIAREKGESGYPGDGANRWPAVHRLDAARLIRLAVESAPAGSRLHAVAEQGIPVRDIAGLIGKQLQLPVTSISPDAVTEHFGWIGAFFSLDAPASSTHTRDQFDWTPTELGLLDDLALDHYF, from the coding sequence ATGCGGATATTCGTCACCGGCGCATCCGGCTTCATCGGCTCGGCCGTAGTACCCGAGCTCATCGGCGCCGGCCACCAAGTTCTCGGCCTGGCCCGATCCGACGCGTCGGCAGCAGCGCTGAGAGCCGCCGGCGCCGACGTGCACCGCGGCGTCCTCGAGGACCCGGACAGCCTCCGGTCCGGCGCACAGGCCGCCGACGGCGTCGTCCACCTGGCCTTCGTGCACGACTTCAACGAGTTTGCAGCCGCGAGCGACATCGACCGCCGCGCGATCGAGGCCCTCGGCGAGACACTTACCGGGTCGGACCGTCCACTGGTCGTGGCGTCCGGCACCACCGGAGTCCGGCTGGGGGAGGTCTCGACCGAGGACGACGCGGTGACCCCCGGCTTGCCGCGCGTCTCCGAGGCGACAGCATTGGCTTTCGCCGGCCGCGGCGTGCGCTCATCGGTGGTGCGGCTGCCACCCTCGGTACACGGGCCGGGCGACCACGGATTCGTCCCGCGGCTCATCGAGATCGCCCGGGAAAAGGGCGAATCGGGCTACCCCGGCGACGGCGCCAACCGCTGGCCGGCCGTGCACCGGCTCGACGCCGCGCGACTGATCCGGCTGGCCGTCGAATCGGCGCCCGCCGGGTCGCGACTGCACGCGGTCGCCGAGCAGGGCATCCCGGTCCGCGACATCGCCGGCCTGATCGGCAAACAACTTCAACTACCCGTCACCAGCATCTCCCCCGATGCGGTGACCGAACACTTCGGATGGATCGGCGCGTTCTTCTCGCTGGACGCCCCCGCATCGAGCACGCACACCAGGGACCAGTTCGACTGGACACCAACCGAGCTCGGACTGCTCGACGACCTCGCGCTCGATCACTACTTCTGA
- a CDS encoding decaprenylphospho-beta-D-erythro-pentofuranosid-2-ulose 2-reductase, whose protein sequence is MVFDAVGNPQTILLLGGTSEIGLAICERYLRNASARIVLAALPGDPGRDDAVTQLRNAGASAVEVIDFDAIDTASHPDVIDKAFSSGDVDVAIVAFGLLGDAEELWQNQRKAVQIAEINYTAAVSVGVLLGEKMRAQGYGQIIAMSSAAGERVRRSNFVYGSTKAGLDGFYLGLGEALREYGPRVLVIRPGQVRTRMSAHVKEAPLTVDKEYVAELAVTASAKGKELVWAPGAFRYVMMVLRHIPRSIFRKLPI, encoded by the coding sequence ATGGTGTTCGACGCCGTAGGTAACCCTCAGACGATTCTGCTGCTCGGCGGCACTTCAGAGATCGGGCTGGCGATTTGTGAGCGCTATCTGCGCAACGCGTCGGCCCGCATCGTGCTGGCCGCCCTGCCCGGCGATCCGGGCCGCGACGACGCGGTGACCCAGCTGCGCAACGCCGGCGCCAGCGCGGTCGAGGTCATCGACTTCGACGCCATCGACACCGCCAGCCACCCCGATGTGATCGACAAGGCTTTCTCCTCGGGCGACGTGGACGTCGCGATCGTCGCGTTCGGCCTGCTCGGTGATGCCGAAGAGTTGTGGCAGAACCAGCGCAAGGCCGTGCAGATCGCCGAAATCAACTACACCGCAGCGGTTTCGGTCGGTGTGCTACTCGGCGAGAAGATGCGGGCGCAGGGCTACGGCCAGATCATCGCGATGAGCTCGGCCGCCGGCGAACGCGTGCGCCGCTCCAATTTCGTCTACGGCTCGACCAAGGCCGGCCTCGACGGGTTCTACCTCGGCCTCGGTGAGGCGCTGCGCGAATACGGCCCTCGGGTGCTGGTGATCCGGCCCGGGCAGGTGCGCACCCGGATGAGCGCGCACGTCAAGGAAGCTCCACTGACCGTCGACAAGGAATATGTCGCCGAACTGGCCGTCACCGCGTCGGCCAAGGGCAAGGAGCTGGTCTGGGCGCCGGGTGCGTTCCGCTACGTGATGATGGTTTTGCGGCACATCCCGCGGTCCATCTTCCGCAAGCTTCCCATCTAA
- a CDS encoding galactan 5-O-arabinofuranosyltransferase has protein sequence MPAGLAGPARVAGHMVIALMIASAVAGVSIAAIAQVQWPAYNTSNQLHALTTVGQVGALAGIFAAGLIWRRGRRTLARLAALIFLSAFAVVTLAMPLGATKLYLFGVSVDQQFRTEYLTRLADAPGLHDMTYFGLPPYYPAGWFWMGGRIAAGTDTPAWEMFKPWSIVSITIAVALAFVLWAAMIRFESALIVTTAGTAAMLAYASTEPYAAIITVLLPPVFVLAWSGLRGQTRPGEPGIEHSGGWAAIIGVGIFLGFAALFYTLLLAYCAFTLAIMGLVLAIARRSFEPLLRGIVIAAIAGAIALLTWGPYLLAALRGQPAEKGTAQHYLPDAGAQLTFPMLSFTLLGALCMLGTLWLVVRARTSTRAGALAVAVLAVYAWSLLSMLTTLAGTTLLSFRLQPTLTVLLTTAGAFGFIEATQAVARRYQPDTARRVTAAAAAVGAIGAVTFSQDIPDVLRPDINVAYSDTDGTGQRADRRPPGAERYYREIDAKIAEVTGVPRNQTVVLTADYSFLSFYPYYGFQGLTSHYANPLAEFDKRAKAIEGWATLAKADDFVKALDELPWKAPTVFLMRHGANDTYTLRLASDVYPNQPNVRRYHVALDAALFKDPRFEVTDIGPFVLAIRKPTSDGH, from the coding sequence ATGCCGGCCGGACTGGCCGGTCCGGCCAGGGTGGCCGGACACATGGTGATCGCCCTGATGATCGCCTCGGCGGTGGCCGGGGTGTCGATCGCGGCGATAGCCCAGGTCCAATGGCCGGCCTACAACACGTCCAACCAACTGCATGCGCTCACCACGGTGGGCCAGGTCGGCGCGCTCGCCGGCATCTTCGCCGCGGGCCTGATCTGGCGGCGCGGCCGGCGCACCCTGGCCCGGTTGGCCGCGCTGATCTTCCTGTCGGCGTTCGCGGTGGTCACGCTGGCCATGCCGCTGGGCGCCACCAAGCTGTACCTGTTCGGGGTCTCAGTCGACCAGCAGTTCCGCACCGAATACCTGACCCGCCTGGCCGACGCCCCCGGCCTGCACGACATGACCTACTTCGGGCTTCCGCCGTACTACCCGGCCGGCTGGTTCTGGATGGGCGGACGCATCGCCGCAGGCACCGACACCCCGGCCTGGGAGATGTTCAAGCCGTGGTCGATCGTCTCGATCACCATCGCCGTGGCGCTCGCATTCGTGTTGTGGGCAGCCATGATTCGCTTCGAGAGCGCGCTGATCGTGACCACCGCCGGCACCGCGGCGATGCTGGCCTACGCCTCGACCGAGCCCTACGCCGCGATCATCACCGTGCTGCTGCCGCCGGTGTTCGTACTCGCGTGGTCGGGACTACGCGGCCAGACCCGCCCCGGCGAGCCGGGAATTGAGCACAGTGGCGGCTGGGCCGCGATCATCGGCGTCGGAATCTTCCTCGGCTTCGCCGCCCTCTTCTACACCCTGCTGCTGGCCTACTGCGCATTCACACTCGCCATCATGGGGCTGGTGCTGGCGATCGCGCGGCGGAGCTTCGAGCCGTTGCTCAGGGGCATCGTCATCGCGGCGATCGCCGGTGCGATCGCCCTGCTCACCTGGGGTCCCTACCTGTTGGCCGCACTGCGCGGACAACCCGCCGAGAAAGGCACCGCCCAGCACTACCTGCCCGACGCGGGCGCACAGCTGACCTTCCCGATGCTGAGCTTCACCCTGCTCGGCGCGTTGTGCATGCTCGGCACACTGTGGCTGGTGGTGCGTGCGCGCACTTCGACGCGGGCCGGAGCGCTGGCCGTCGCGGTGCTCGCGGTCTACGCCTGGTCACTGCTGTCGATGCTGACCACCCTGGCCGGCACCACTCTGCTGTCCTTCCGGCTGCAACCCACTCTGACCGTGTTGCTCACCACCGCGGGGGCGTTCGGGTTCATCGAAGCCACGCAAGCTGTCGCACGGCGCTACCAGCCGGACACCGCACGGCGCGTCACCGCGGCGGCGGCCGCGGTCGGTGCGATCGGCGCCGTCACGTTCAGCCAGGACATCCCCGACGTACTGCGCCCTGACATCAACGTCGCTTACAGCGACACCGACGGCACCGGCCAGCGCGCCGACCGCCGGCCCCCCGGCGCCGAGCGCTACTACCGCGAGATCGACGCCAAGATCGCCGAGGTCACCGGGGTGCCGCGGAACCAGACCGTGGTGCTGACCGCGGACTACAGCTTCCTGTCGTTCTACCCCTACTACGGGTTCCAAGGCCTGACCTCTCACTACGCCAACCCGCTGGCCGAGTTCGACAAGCGCGCCAAGGCCATCGAAGGCTGGGCCACCTTGGCAAAGGCCGACGATTTCGTGAAGGCCCTTGATGAATTGCCGTGGAAGGCACCGACGGTGTTCCTCATGCGCCACGGCGCGAACGACACGTACACACTGCGGCTGGCTTCCGACGTCTACCCCAACCAGCCCAACGTGCGCCGCTATCACGTGGCGCTCGACGCGGCACTGTTCAAAGATCCACGTTTCGAGGTGACCGACATCGGCCCATTTGTCCTGGCGATCAGAAAGCCGACCTCCGATGGCCATTAG